From the genome of Desmodus rotundus isolate HL8 chromosome 2, HLdesRot8A.1, whole genome shotgun sequence, one region includes:
- the HSPA13 gene encoding heat shock 70 kDa protein 13 codes for MAGEMTILGSAVLTLLLAGYLSQQYLPLPTPKVIGIDLGTTYCSVGVFFPGTGKVEVIPDENGHISIPSMVSFTDHDVYVGHESLELADSNPQNTIYDAKRFIGKVFTPEELEAEIGRYPFKVLNKNGMVEFSVTSNETITVSPEYVGSRLLLKLKKMAEEYLGMPVANAVISVPAEFDLKQRNSTIEAANLAGLKILRVINEPTAAAMAYGLHKADVFYVLVIDLGGGTLDVSLLNKQGGMFLTRAMSGNNKLGGQDFNQRLLQYLYKQIYQTYGFLPSRKEEIHRLRQAVEMVKLNLTLHQSAQMSVLLTVEGEGKKEPQSGDAELPKDKLSPADGHHVNGMLGSGLSEKKSGESQVLFETEISRKLFDSLNEDLFQKILVPIRQVLKEGRLEKTEIDEVVLVGGSTRIPKIRQVIQEFFGKDPNTSVDPDLAVVTGVAIQAGIDGGSWPLEVSALEIPNKHLQKTNFN; via the exons ATGGCTGGGGAGATGACGATCTTAG GATCAGCTGTTCTGACTCTCCTGTTGGCTGGCTATTTGTCACAACAGTATTTACCATTGCCTACTCCCAAAGTGATTGGCATTGACCTTGGCACCACCTATTGCTCTGTGGGGGTATTTTTTCCTGGCACAGGAAAAGTAGAGGTCATTCCAGATGAAAATGGGCATATCAGCATACCCAGCATGGTGTCCTTTACTGACCATGACGTTTATGTGGGGCATGAAAGTCTGGAGCTGGCAGATTCAAATCCTCAGAACACAATATATGATGCCAAAAGATTCATAGGCAAGGTCTTTACCCCAGAGGAACTGGAGGCTGAAATTGGCAGATACCCGTTTAAG GTTTTAAACAAAAACGGAATGGTTGAGTTTTCTGTGACGAGTAATGAGACCATCACCGTTTCCCCAGAGTATGTTGGCTCTAGACTATtactgaaattaaagaaaatggcagaagaaTATCTTGGGATGCCAGTTGCCAATGCTGTTATATCTGTACCAGCAGAATTTGATCTAAAGCAGAGAAATTCAACAATTGAAGCTGCTAACCTTGCAG GACTGAAGATCTTACGGGTAATAAATGAACCGACAGCGGCAGCTATGGCCTATGGTCTCCACAAGGCTGATGTCTTTTACGTCTTGGTTATAGATTTGGGCGGAGGAACTCTAGATGTCTCATTGCTGAATAAACAAGGAGGAATGTTTCTAACCCGGGCAATGTCTG gaAACAATAAACTTGGAGGACAGGACTTCAATCAGAGATTGCTTCAGTACTTATACAAACAGATCTATCAAACGTATGGCTTCCTACCCTCTAGGAAAGAGGAAATTCACAGATTAAGACAAGCGGTGGAAATGGTCAAATTAAATCTGACTCTTCATCAGTCTGCACAGATGTCAGTATTACTCACggtggagggagagggcaagAAGGAACCTCAGAGCGGTGATGCTGAACTGCCAAAGGACAAACTGTCCCCAGCAGATGGCCACCATGTGAACGGCATGTTGGGATCTGgcctttctgaaaagaaaagtgGAGAAAGTCAGGTTTTATTTGAAACAGAAATATCACGGAAGCTCTTTGATAGCCTTAATGAagatctcttccagaaaatactGGTACCCATTCGGCAAGTATTAAAAGAAGGCCGCCTGGAAAAGACGGAGATTGATGAGGTGGTTTTGGTTGGGGGCTCTACTCGTATTCCTAAAATCCGCCAAGTCATTCAAGAGTTCTTTGGCAAGGATCCCAACACATCTGTAGACCCTGACCTGGCAGTGGTGACAGGAGTGGCTATCCAAGCAGGGATCGATGGAGGTTCTTGGCCTCTCGAAGTCAGTGCTTTAGAAATCCCCAATAAGCATTTACAAAAGACTAACTTCAACTGA